The following proteins come from a genomic window of Streptomyces sp. NBC_01716:
- a CDS encoding ABC transporter ATP-binding protein, translated as MTTAATIPKHGGTGGRLAVAARARQVVKAYGSGETRIVALDHVDVDIARGQFTAIMGPSGSGKSTLMHCLAGLDTVTSGEIYLDETEITKLKDKKLTQLRRDRVGFIFQAYNLLPTLNALENITLPMDIAGRKPDRQWLQRVVETVGLADRLRHRPTQLSGGQQQRVAVARALAAQPEIIFGDEPTGNLDSRAGAEVLSFLRRSVDELGQTMVMVTHDPVAASYADRVLYLADGRIVDEMRNPTAEQVLDRMKNFDARGRTS; from the coding sequence GTGACAACGGCTGCAACCATCCCCAAGCACGGGGGCACGGGAGGGCGTTTGGCCGTCGCCGCGCGAGCGCGGCAGGTCGTCAAGGCCTACGGCTCGGGGGAGACCCGGATCGTCGCGCTCGACCATGTCGATGTGGACATCGCCCGCGGGCAGTTCACCGCGATCATGGGCCCGTCCGGCTCCGGCAAGTCGACGCTGATGCACTGCCTCGCCGGCCTCGACACGGTCACATCGGGAGAGATCTACCTCGACGAGACCGAGATCACGAAGCTCAAGGACAAGAAGCTCACGCAGCTGCGCAGGGACCGCGTCGGCTTCATCTTCCAGGCCTACAACCTGCTGCCGACGCTCAACGCCCTGGAGAACATCACGCTCCCCATGGACATCGCCGGCCGCAAGCCCGACCGGCAGTGGCTCCAGCGGGTCGTGGAGACCGTCGGTCTCGCCGACCGGCTGCGGCACCGGCCCACCCAGCTCTCCGGCGGCCAGCAGCAGCGCGTGGCGGTCGCCCGCGCGCTCGCCGCCCAGCCCGAGATCATCTTCGGCGACGAGCCCACCGGAAACCTGGACTCGCGGGCCGGCGCCGAGGTGCTGAGCTTCCTGCGCAGGTCGGTGGACGAGCTGGGGCAGACCATGGTGATGGTCACGCACGACCCGGTCGCCGCGTCGTACGCGGACCGGGTGCTGTATCTCGCGGACGGCCGGATCGTCGACGAGATGCGCAACCCGACCGCCGAGCAGGTCCTCGACCGGATGAAGAACTTCGACGCGCGGGGGCGGACGTCGTGA
- a CDS encoding ABC transporter permease gives MTVVKTSVRNFLAHKGRMALSAVAVLLSVAFVSGTLVFTDTMNTTFDKLFASTSSDVTVSPKGAAAADDMPSQTGKPESLPASVVARVEKSPGVKSAEGAVSSMSVTVVDSGNENVGASTGAPTIAGNWTKNDLRSMEITSGHAPRGPTEVMVDADTADKHDLKLGDELRTIVVTGDINAKIVGIATFKVTNPGAAVVYFDTETAQRGLLGETGRFTQVNVVADQGVSDDALKTDLAGSLSGAYKLQTQKEMTDAGRDSVGSFLDVMKYAMLGFAGIAFLVGIFLIVNTFSMLVAQRTREIGLMRAIGSSRKQVNRSVLLEAVLLGVVGSVAGVAAGVGLAVGLMRLMSSIGMELSTEDLTVKWTTPAVGLALGVIVTVLAAYIPARRAGKISPMAALRDAGTPADGRAGRIRGGIGLVLTAGGFAALLASTRAEEAAEGSLFLGIGVVFTLIGFVVIGPLLAGFFVRILSLFVLRAWGPVGRMAERNALRNPRRTGATGAALMIGLALVACLSVVGSSMVASATDELDKSVGADFIIQSTSGQPIVPQAQAALEKAPHISHITEYKSIEAKLTTPGGKTADEELAAADPTYAKDLRRETVAGELSAAYGKDAMSVGDTFAEEYGVKVGDVLTVAFKGGDTAKLTIAAITSDDVSVDQGAKYLSIDTAKRYLTAEKLPKNILMFAAADDGKEKEAYAALKDSLSAYPQYKVQDQTDFKQDLKDQIGQLLNIVYGLLGLAIVVAVLGVVNTLALSVVERTREIGLLRAIGLSRRQLRRMIRLESMVIALFGALLGLGLGIGWGTSAQQILALEGLGVLEIPWPTIGGVFVASAFVGLFAALVPAFRAGRMNVLNAIATD, from the coding sequence GTGACCGTCGTCAAGACCTCCGTGCGCAACTTCCTCGCGCACAAGGGACGCATGGCGCTCTCCGCCGTCGCCGTCCTGCTGTCGGTGGCCTTCGTCTCGGGGACGCTCGTCTTCACCGACACCATGAACACCACGTTCGACAAGCTCTTCGCCTCGACCTCGTCCGACGTCACCGTCAGCCCCAAGGGCGCCGCGGCGGCCGACGACATGCCGTCCCAGACCGGCAAGCCCGAGTCGCTGCCCGCCTCCGTCGTCGCGCGCGTCGAGAAGTCGCCGGGCGTGAAGTCCGCCGAGGGCGCCGTCAGCAGCATGAGCGTCACGGTCGTCGACTCCGGGAACGAGAACGTGGGGGCGTCCACCGGCGCCCCGACCATCGCGGGCAACTGGACGAAGAACGACCTCCGTTCGATGGAGATCACCTCCGGGCACGCCCCGCGCGGTCCCACCGAGGTCATGGTCGACGCCGACACCGCGGACAAGCACGACCTGAAGCTCGGCGACGAGCTGCGCACCATCGTCGTCACGGGCGACATCAACGCCAAGATCGTCGGCATCGCCACCTTCAAGGTGACCAACCCGGGCGCGGCAGTCGTCTACTTCGACACCGAGACCGCCCAGCGCGGACTCCTCGGTGAGACCGGCCGGTTCACGCAGGTCAACGTCGTCGCCGACCAGGGCGTGAGCGACGACGCGCTCAAGACCGACCTCGCGGGCTCTCTCAGCGGCGCGTACAAGCTCCAGACCCAGAAGGAGATGACGGACGCGGGCCGCGACAGCGTCGGCTCGTTCCTCGACGTGATGAAGTACGCGATGCTCGGCTTCGCCGGGATCGCCTTCCTCGTCGGCATCTTCCTGATCGTCAACACCTTCTCCATGCTGGTCGCCCAGCGCACCCGGGAGATCGGCCTGATGCGGGCCATCGGGTCCAGCCGCAAGCAGGTCAACAGGTCGGTGCTGCTGGAAGCCGTCCTGCTCGGTGTCGTCGGCTCCGTCGCCGGTGTCGCCGCGGGCGTCGGGCTGGCCGTGGGCCTGATGAGACTGATGTCGTCCATCGGCATGGAGCTGTCCACCGAGGACCTCACCGTCAAGTGGACGACCCCCGCGGTCGGGCTGGCGCTCGGAGTGATCGTCACCGTACTCGCCGCGTACATCCCGGCCCGCCGGGCCGGGAAGATCTCGCCCATGGCGGCGCTGCGGGACGCCGGTACGCCGGCCGACGGCCGCGCCGGACGGATCCGGGGCGGCATCGGTCTGGTCCTCACCGCGGGCGGCTTCGCCGCGCTCCTCGCCTCCACGAGGGCCGAGGAGGCGGCCGAGGGTTCCCTGTTCCTCGGAATCGGCGTGGTGTTCACGCTCATCGGCTTCGTCGTCATCGGTCCGCTGCTCGCCGGCTTCTTCGTCCGGATCCTGAGCCTGTTCGTCCTGCGGGCCTGGGGTCCCGTCGGACGGATGGCCGAGCGCAACGCGCTGCGCAACCCGCGGCGTACGGGGGCGACCGGCGCGGCCCTGATGATCGGGCTGGCCCTGGTGGCGTGTCTGTCGGTGGTCGGTTCGTCGATGGTCGCTTCGGCGACGGACGAGCTGGACAAATCCGTCGGCGCGGACTTCATCATCCAGTCCACCAGCGGCCAGCCGATCGTGCCGCAGGCCCAGGCCGCGCTGGAGAAGGCGCCCCACATCTCGCACATCACCGAGTACAAGTCGATCGAGGCCAAGCTGACCACGCCCGGCGGGAAGACCGCCGACGAGGAACTGGCGGCGGCCGACCCGACGTACGCGAAGGATCTGCGCCGTGAGACCGTCGCGGGCGAGCTGTCCGCCGCGTACGGCAAGGACGCCATGTCCGTCGGCGACACATTCGCCGAGGAGTACGGCGTCAAGGTCGGGGACGTACTGACCGTGGCCTTCAAGGGCGGCGACACCGCCAAGCTCACCATCGCGGCGATCACCTCCGACGACGTGTCGGTCGACCAGGGCGCCAAGTACCTCTCCATCGACACCGCCAAGCGGTATCTGACGGCGGAGAAGCTGCCGAAGAACATCCTCATGTTCGCGGCGGCCGACGACGGCAAGGAGAAGGAGGCGTACGCGGCGCTGAAGGACTCGCTCTCCGCGTACCCGCAGTACAAGGTCCAGGACCAGACCGACTTCAAGCAGGACCTGAAGGACCAGATCGGCCAGCTGCTCAACATCGTCTACGGTCTGCTCGGACTGGCGATCGTCGTCGCGGTGCTGGGAGTGGTGAACACCCTGGCGCTGTCGGTCGTCGAGCGGACCAGGGAGATCGGACTGCTGCGGGCCATCGGTCTGTCGCGGCGTCAACTGCGCCGCATGATCCGCCTGGAGTCGATGGTCATCGCCCTCTTCGGCGCCCTGCTCGGCCTCGGTCTGGGCATCGGCTGGGGCACGTCGGCCCAGCAGATCCTTGCCCTGGAGGGGCTGGGGGTCCTGGAGATCCCCTGGCCGACGATCGGCGGAGTGTTCGTGGCCTCGGCCTTCGTGGGACTGTTCGCCGCGCTCGTCCCGGCGTTCCGGGCCGGCCGTATGAACGTCCTGAACGCGATCGCCACGGACTGA
- a CDS encoding BTAD domain-containing putative transcriptional regulator: MRFQLLGPLSIADGPDTVVLQPSKPTILLASLLLHANTVVSADYLQRTMWGEEQPATSRAALQTCVLRLRRLFTKHGVTETPIEAVPGGYRITAGPRHLDLIGFREEVRRAADIADPESELHVLKGALSLWEGSVLANVRSDVLHRDEVPRLVEERLRTLERACDLKLRLGRCGEALVELWSASRAHPGHERFREQLIEALYRTGRQTEALAEYRMVKEYLLDELGVDPSPALRRLELAILRGEDLGPADDRPPAAAPYVSGVTGATGATGERRLTAALTAAPLAPPSAMVQPVPAVRSFSGRAAESAALLERLTAPGQEPVTLLVSGAPGIGKTALAQHLAHQVKESFPAGLFMVRMVAPDGTPRGPDDAAAEVAAALRDQARGERALLVLDDVVDADQVRPLLPAGTDGAAIVTSRRGLAGLVATHGGWVLRLGTFAEEESYELLLAVLGSERVDAEPDAARRLAEACGHHPLALRIMSARLLTRPALRLADSVSWLAEDPLARLSLADSPDLSVHRVLGGALDRLDPRLADAFLKVAAQIPDHFTAEDSVRVLGMPPVEADDVLDRLADAGLLEEGPPGPYRVHELLRVYARRTAPYRSRPIQKV, from the coding sequence GTGCGGTTTCAGCTCCTCGGGCCGCTCAGCATCGCCGACGGCCCCGACACCGTCGTCCTCCAGCCCTCCAAGCCCACCATTCTCCTCGCCTCACTGCTCCTGCATGCCAACACGGTCGTCTCCGCCGACTACCTGCAGCGGACCATGTGGGGCGAGGAACAGCCGGCCACCTCACGGGCGGCGCTCCAGACCTGCGTACTGCGCCTGCGGCGGCTGTTCACCAAGCACGGGGTCACCGAGACGCCCATCGAGGCGGTGCCCGGCGGCTACCGCATCACCGCCGGGCCCCGGCATCTCGACCTGATCGGTTTCCGGGAAGAGGTACGGCGCGCCGCGGACATCGCCGATCCCGAGAGCGAACTGCACGTGCTCAAAGGGGCGTTGTCCCTGTGGGAAGGCTCCGTCCTGGCCAATGTCCGCTCCGACGTGCTGCACCGCGACGAAGTCCCCCGGCTCGTCGAGGAGCGGCTGCGGACCCTGGAGCGCGCCTGCGACCTCAAGCTCCGGCTCGGCCGCTGCGGCGAGGCGCTGGTGGAGCTGTGGAGCGCCAGCCGCGCCCACCCCGGGCACGAGCGGTTCCGGGAACAGCTCATCGAGGCCCTGTACCGGACGGGCAGGCAGACCGAGGCGCTCGCCGAGTACCGGATGGTCAAGGAGTATCTGCTGGACGAGCTGGGCGTGGACCCCTCGCCCGCGCTGCGCCGGCTGGAGCTGGCCATTCTGCGCGGCGAGGATCTGGGACCGGCGGACGACCGGCCCCCGGCCGCCGCCCCGTACGTCTCCGGCGTTACGGGCGCCACGGGCGCCACGGGCGAGCGCCGGCTCACCGCCGCCCTCACCGCCGCCCCGCTCGCGCCACCCTCCGCGATGGTGCAGCCGGTCCCCGCGGTGCGCTCCTTCTCCGGGCGCGCCGCCGAGAGCGCCGCGCTGCTGGAGCGGCTGACCGCGCCCGGCCAGGAACCGGTCACCCTCCTGGTGTCCGGGGCGCCCGGCATCGGCAAGACCGCGCTCGCCCAGCACCTCGCCCACCAGGTCAAGGAGAGCTTCCCGGCAGGGCTGTTCATGGTGCGGATGGTCGCCCCGGACGGTACGCCCCGAGGCCCCGACGACGCCGCGGCCGAGGTGGCCGCCGCCCTGCGCGACCAGGCACGCGGCGAGCGCGCGCTGCTCGTGCTGGACGACGTGGTCGACGCCGACCAGGTCCGACCGCTGCTGCCGGCCGGCACCGACGGAGCGGCGATCGTCACCAGCCGGCGCGGCCTCGCCGGACTCGTCGCCACCCACGGCGGCTGGGTGCTGCGGCTCGGCACCTTCGCAGAGGAGGAGTCGTACGAGCTGCTGCTCGCCGTACTCGGCTCCGAACGCGTCGACGCGGAACCGGACGCGGCCCGTCGGCTCGCCGAGGCCTGCGGCCACCACCCGCTGGCCCTGCGCATCATGTCGGCCCGGCTGCTCACCCGGCCCGCGCTGCGGCTGGCCGACTCCGTCAGCTGGCTGGCGGAGGACCCGCTGGCCCGGCTCTCGCTCGCCGACTCGCCCGATCTGTCGGTGCACCGCGTCCTGGGCGGGGCGCTCGACCGGCTCGACCCCCGGCTCGCCGACGCCTTCCTGAAGGTCGCCGCGCAGATCCCCGACCACTTCACGGCCGAGGACAGCGTGCGCGTACTCGGGATGCCGCCCGTCGAGGCGGACGACGTACTGGACCGGCTCGCCGACGCCGGACTGCTGGAAGAAGGGCCGCCCGGCCCGTACCGGGTGCACGAACTGCTCCGTGTGTACGCGCGCAGAACCGCGCCGTATCGATCCCGACCGATACAGAAGGTGTGA
- a CDS encoding TOMM precursor leader peptide-binding protein produces the protein MAAEATETPTAVAPPAAQAAQAPAPAQAPAAAATAFDALAGTRPRVRRDVLFTETPGGVLFHNADGGFHLTGRTAYRFASLMVPHLAGHHRLADICQGFGPAQRAMAAELVKTLYERGFARDIPEDGTAPGTAPETAPGTAPGNSAAPVPHGLTDAVTTRFAAQIAYADHYADGAPARFHRYRTTRVAILGTGPVARWCALSLVRNGGAHLAVEGDTAGDPALLAEIAELADQDCPVTLDTLPAHPAWSALDGQDIVVVTGADASPRTHALLSAGVPEGTTLIPAWTFGRRSVTGPLSKAGSAGCWSCAVLRLGGNTDAAAAADIWSEVAGGATARAAGHSPLTGPVAAMSGNLLGYEIFRLTTGVLPAETEGQVIVQDLESLDVMAEPVQPHPRCALCAPAAATRRPALPGGLPGGLTLPVTPTVESAGEAEALVEDLNRISTALVRPFTGIFARYDDESLTQTPLKISRVELAVGHGPRRRIAAFDVHHLAGARLRALYAAAETYVEHVVPVTPGPGAPASADGIAAVAPDQLTTGSGTGAAVETVGAWLTAASLLTKEPVRVPAAAVRPFGPYNAARLHQPTTAGAGAGPSPQEAAGRGLLSALAHGALLRAVRGQARCALVTSPAAGEPDADPELVFLLKSVPNVGIRAELVDLGEWEHSGAHVVLARETGAADGTEGHARWAVAAGLSRTTAACAALRDLLGQVQLDTEDPDSTVDLGDPLMGELAAATVLLTGEPVAADATATTFDAVLDRLREAGRDVLYVDTTPADLPAGGVSTARVLLTTGAEGAPDAG, from the coding sequence ATGGCTGCAGAAGCGACAGAGACTCCGACGGCAGTCGCGCCTCCGGCCGCGCAGGCGGCACAGGCACCGGCACCGGCTCAGGCCCCGGCTGCCGCAGCCACCGCCTTCGACGCCCTGGCCGGCACCCGCCCCCGCGTCCGCCGCGACGTGCTCTTCACCGAGACACCCGGCGGGGTCCTCTTCCACAACGCCGACGGCGGCTTCCACCTCACCGGCCGCACCGCCTACCGCTTCGCCTCGCTGATGGTGCCCCACCTCGCAGGCCACCACCGTCTCGCCGACATCTGCCAGGGATTCGGCCCCGCCCAGCGGGCCATGGCCGCCGAACTGGTCAAGACGCTGTACGAGCGCGGCTTCGCCCGGGACATCCCCGAGGACGGGACCGCCCCCGGCACCGCCCCTGAGACCGCCCCCGGGACCGCCCCAGGGAATTCCGCCGCCCCCGTCCCCCACGGCCTCACCGACGCGGTCACCACCCGCTTCGCCGCCCAGATCGCGTACGCCGACCACTACGCCGACGGCGCCCCCGCCCGCTTCCACCGCTACCGCACCACCCGCGTCGCGATCCTCGGCACCGGACCCGTCGCCCGCTGGTGCGCGCTGAGCCTCGTCCGTAACGGCGGCGCCCACCTCGCCGTCGAGGGCGACACCGCCGGCGACCCGGCCCTGCTCGCCGAGATCGCCGAACTGGCCGACCAGGACTGTCCGGTGACTCTCGACACCCTCCCCGCGCATCCCGCCTGGTCCGCACTCGACGGGCAGGACATCGTCGTCGTCACCGGCGCCGACGCCTCCCCGCGCACCCACGCGCTGCTGTCGGCAGGCGTGCCGGAGGGCACAACTCTCATCCCCGCCTGGACGTTCGGCCGCCGCTCGGTCACCGGGCCGCTCAGCAAGGCCGGTTCGGCCGGCTGCTGGTCCTGCGCGGTGCTGCGCCTCGGCGGCAACACCGACGCCGCTGCCGCAGCCGACATCTGGAGCGAGGTCGCGGGCGGAGCCACCGCCCGCGCCGCCGGACACTCCCCGCTGACCGGCCCCGTCGCCGCGATGTCCGGCAACCTCCTGGGCTACGAGATCTTCCGCCTCACCACCGGCGTGCTGCCCGCCGAGACCGAGGGCCAGGTCATCGTCCAGGACCTCGAATCGCTCGACGTCATGGCCGAGCCCGTCCAGCCCCACCCGCGCTGCGCGCTCTGCGCGCCCGCCGCCGCGACCCGGCGCCCCGCCCTGCCCGGCGGACTGCCCGGCGGACTGACGCTCCCCGTCACCCCGACCGTGGAGAGCGCGGGCGAGGCGGAGGCCCTGGTCGAGGACCTCAACCGGATCAGTACGGCGCTCGTGCGCCCATTCACCGGCATCTTCGCCCGGTACGACGACGAGAGCCTCACCCAGACCCCGCTCAAGATCAGCCGCGTCGAACTGGCCGTCGGCCACGGACCGCGCAGGCGGATCGCCGCCTTCGACGTGCACCATCTGGCGGGCGCCCGGCTGCGCGCGCTGTACGCGGCGGCCGAGACGTACGTCGAGCACGTCGTGCCCGTGACCCCCGGGCCCGGTGCCCCCGCGTCCGCCGACGGCATCGCCGCCGTCGCCCCCGATCAGCTGACCACGGGCAGCGGCACCGGCGCGGCCGTCGAGACGGTGGGCGCCTGGCTCACCGCGGCGTCGCTGCTCACCAAGGAGCCCGTGCGCGTACCGGCAGCCGCGGTACGGCCGTTCGGCCCGTACAACGCCGCGCGTCTGCACCAGCCGACCACCGCCGGTGCCGGCGCGGGCCCGAGCCCGCAGGAGGCGGCGGGCCGCGGCCTGCTCTCCGCGCTCGCCCACGGCGCGCTGCTGCGGGCCGTACGCGGCCAGGCGCGCTGCGCGCTCGTGACCTCCCCGGCGGCCGGTGAGCCGGACGCCGACCCGGAGCTGGTGTTCCTGCTCAAGTCCGTGCCGAACGTGGGCATCCGGGCCGAACTCGTCGACCTCGGCGAGTGGGAGCACTCCGGCGCCCATGTCGTCCTGGCCCGCGAGACGGGCGCCGCCGACGGCACCGAAGGGCACGCACGCTGGGCCGTCGCCGCCGGGCTCTCCCGGACCACGGCCGCCTGCGCCGCCCTGCGCGATCTGCTCGGCCAGGTGCAGCTCGACACCGAGGACCCGGACTCCACGGTCGACCTCGGCGACCCGCTGATGGGTGAACTCGCCGCCGCCACGGTCCTGTTGACCGGTGAACCGGTCGCCGCCGACGCGACCGCCACCACCTTCGACGCGGTGCTCGACCGGCTGCGCGAGGCCGGCCGGGACGTGCTGTACGTCGACACCACCCCGGCCGACCTGCCCGCCGGCGGCGTCAGCACGGCGCGCGTCCTGCTCACCACCGGCGCGGAAGGTGCGCCCGATGCCGGCTGA
- a CDS encoding TOMM precursor leader peptide-binding protein, protein MPADPWERSARDLAALMRRGFGGTSATPALDVAPLGVRDAFTDEEPQGEDGGVPVRFYGRHAVVGPFTDPGAEARPCVRCLARRWQGVRSVALREALELGSGTRAAGESPYITPFSADALAGIVAARLAGQGPSTGSFPAVHLVDLQTLRIRHYPLVPDPECPRCGRGEEDTPEAAVLTLNPALKHRPGSFRLRDISAYELPAEPYANPVCGSLGPSVVHDISSTSTSATIGCFSMRSGDYLRETFWGGHADTFAQSVRIGVLEGLERYAGMRSRAKAAGVHGSLDGLRKAGERALDPREVGLYSEEFHRANPRVTPFHPDRELPWVWGYSLRDHQPVLVPEVLTYYHAPGLENRFVQESSNGCASGGCMEEAVYFGLMEVVERDAFLLTWYGKAALPELDPRTSTRAATRQMVDRLQMYGYEARFFDTRISFPIPVVTGVAVRPDGGRGRMCFGAGAGLDPESALAGALCEIATDAVNLRGRTERDEVRLRAMATDYDKVAALHDHPLAYGIPEMGNNAHFLIGEPGAPRPRKRSLTEAYGDGSLPPVSDDLRDDLTRCVSAVTDKGFDVVVVDQTMPEQRDLGLTTVSVLVPGLLPIDFGWTRQRALKMPRLRTALREAGLRDHDLTDADLNLAPHPFP, encoded by the coding sequence ATGCCGGCTGATCCCTGGGAGCGGTCCGCCCGCGACCTCGCCGCGCTGATGCGCCGCGGCTTCGGGGGGACCTCCGCCACGCCCGCGCTCGACGTCGCGCCGCTCGGCGTCCGCGACGCCTTCACGGACGAGGAGCCTCAGGGCGAGGACGGCGGGGTGCCCGTACGGTTCTACGGCCGCCACGCGGTCGTCGGGCCCTTCACGGACCCCGGCGCGGAGGCCCGCCCCTGCGTCCGCTGTCTCGCCCGCCGTTGGCAGGGCGTGCGCTCCGTCGCCCTGCGCGAGGCCCTGGAGCTGGGCTCCGGCACCAGGGCCGCCGGGGAGTCGCCGTACATCACCCCGTTCAGCGCCGACGCCCTCGCCGGGATCGTCGCGGCCAGGCTCGCCGGGCAGGGGCCGTCGACCGGCTCCTTCCCGGCGGTCCACCTCGTGGACCTTCAGACCCTTCGGATACGGCACTACCCGCTCGTACCCGACCCCGAATGCCCCCGCTGCGGACGCGGCGAGGAGGACACCCCCGAGGCGGCGGTCCTCACACTCAACCCCGCGCTCAAGCACAGGCCGGGCAGCTTCCGGCTCCGCGACATCAGCGCGTACGAACTGCCCGCGGAGCCGTACGCCAATCCCGTCTGCGGCTCACTCGGCCCCTCCGTCGTGCACGACATCTCCTCCACGTCCACCTCGGCGACCATCGGCTGCTTCTCGATGCGCTCCGGCGACTATCTGCGCGAGACGTTCTGGGGCGGCCACGCCGACACCTTCGCGCAGAGCGTGCGCATCGGTGTGCTGGAGGGACTTGAGCGGTACGCCGGGATGCGCTCGCGCGCCAAGGCGGCCGGCGTGCACGGCTCGCTCGACGGACTCAGGAAAGCCGGGGAACGCGCCCTGGACCCGCGTGAAGTCGGCCTGTACTCCGAGGAGTTCCACCGCGCCAACCCGCGTGTCACCCCCTTCCACCCCGACCGTGAACTTCCCTGGGTCTGGGGCTACTCGCTCCGCGACCACCAGCCGGTCCTCGTACCGGAAGTGCTGACGTACTATCACGCGCCCGGCCTGGAGAACCGGTTCGTGCAGGAGAGCTCCAACGGCTGTGCGTCCGGGGGCTGTATGGAGGAGGCCGTCTACTTCGGCCTCATGGAGGTCGTGGAACGCGACGCCTTCCTCCTCACCTGGTACGGGAAGGCCGCCCTCCCTGAACTCGACCCGCGCACCAGCACCCGCGCCGCGACCCGGCAGATGGTCGACCGCCTTCAGATGTACGGCTACGAGGCCCGCTTCTTCGACACCCGGATCAGCTTCCCCATCCCGGTCGTCACCGGCGTCGCGGTCCGCCCCGACGGCGGCAGGGGCCGGATGTGCTTCGGCGCGGGCGCCGGGCTCGACCCCGAGTCGGCCCTGGCGGGCGCGCTGTGCGAGATCGCCACGGACGCCGTCAACCTCCGGGGCCGCACCGAGCGCGACGAGGTCCGGCTGCGCGCCATGGCCACCGACTACGACAAGGTCGCCGCGCTGCACGACCACCCCCTCGCCTACGGCATCCCCGAGATGGGGAACAACGCCCACTTCCTGATCGGCGAGCCGGGCGCCCCCCGGCCGCGCAAGCGCTCGCTCACCGAGGCGTACGGCGACGGGTCGCTGCCGCCCGTCTCCGACGATCTGCGCGACGACCTCACCCGGTGCGTAAGTGCCGTGACCGACAAGGGATTCGACGTGGTCGTCGTCGACCAGACCATGCCCGAACAGCGTGACCTGGGCCTGACGACGGTCTCGGTGCTGGTCCCCGGCCTGCTGCCCATCGACTTCGGCTGGACCCGGCAGCG